A stretch of DNA from Desulfovibrio gilichinskyi:
AACAGAACAACCGAGGTTGAAGACGTTCTTGAGATAGTCCAACCGTCTGACTTTTCGGTAGGGATTTATAAAACGGTCTTTGAAATAATAAAAACATTACATGAAAAAAGTCAGCCTACAGATGTAGTGACTATACATGCCGCAGCCGGAACTAAGTTTGACGTATGTATACTTGCTGAATTGTCAGGTGGCATGACTAGCAAACAGAGTGCCTTGCACCATGCCAGACAAGTTAAGGATTCGGCAATACGGCGTGTTGTTGCAGCGCAGGGTGAACAGTTGATCAGGGCGGCAAAGTCGGGAATTGAAACAGCTCAGATGATTGAACAGGCTACGGCCGCATTATCTGAAATTGCAATAGCTGATACGTCAAACGAATCAAGGTCTATTGGGGAAGTCATTCAGCAAGTTTGGAACGAAACTACAAGCCGGATGGAAGGACCAACGGCAACCGCTGGTTATCCAACTGGTTACCAGCAACTTGACCGCCTTCTTGGTGGTTGGATGCCTAAAAAACTGTATATCTTGGCTGGTCGTCCGGGGATGGGCAAAACAGCATTTATGCTAAATTCCATGTATCGGAGCCGGATTCCTTGTCAGATATTCAGTATTGAAATGGATGATAAGGAACTCGTAGGGAGGTTGATTTGTTTAGATCAGCACATCAACACTTTGGCTTTGCGTGATGCCCGGCTTAATGAGGATCAGTTCAGTAGATTCGGAAAAGGCTGTGAAGCTGTTAACGAGTCCGGTATCAAAATTGATGATTCTGTCATTATTACGGTTGAAGAAATTAAGGTCAGGGCAAGAGTTGCTGTTAAAAAACATGGTTGTAAAATTATAGCCGTTGACCATGTAGGATTAGTCAAGCCGACTTCTTTAAGAGATTCACGAGAGCAGCAAATAGGTCATATCTCGTGGCAGCTTAAAGCATTAGCTAGAGAGCTTAACGTTCCCGTGATTCTACTCTCTCAGTTGAACCGGAAGGTTGAAGAGCGAACAGACAAAAGACCTGTTTTGTCCGACCTCCGAGATTCAGGAAGTCTGGAACAGGACGCTGACGTTGTGATTATGCTCTACAATGGTAGTTATTACGCAAACGATAAAACATATAAAACGGGGGTTAAGTCGGTAACTGATATTATAACAAGGAAACACAGAGCCGGGCCAGTTGGAACCGTTCCGCTCAACTTCTTGCCTGAGTTTACTGCGCTGGAGGAATAAAGATGATTCATAGTTTTAATGTCGAGGTTGCCAAAGAACACGGCTTCGAAGCTGCTGTGATTCTGCACTTCCTATGCTTCTGGTGTATGAAAAATCAGGCCAATGAAAAGCATATGCATGATGGCGTGGCGTGGACTTACAACAGCAGCGTAGCTTTTCAAGAATTGTTTCCATATTTAACCCGGCATAAGGTTCGGAAGGCTATGGAGGTTCTTGAGGAGGCAAAGTTAATACTTTCAGGTAATTATAACCAGGTTAAATACGATAGGACTAAGTGGTATGCGGTAACCGCAAATGGATTTGTGAAAAATGAAAGTTCCATTGTTCAAAATTCACCAATGCATTGTTCAAATTCCACCAATGGAAGTGTCGGAAATCACCAACCTATACCAGTTAATAACACAGTTCATTACTCAGTTGATAAACCAGATAATGGAGAAGGGAATCAAAAAGAAACAAAAATATCTCCTGAAATAAAGGAATTTGTATCTAAGTTTCAAAAGCATGTTCTTTCTATTCATGGGATTAAAGCCCCTAAAATAACTGAAAGCCTTTTGAACAGCGGTCAAGATGTAGTTGATAAACTGATCAGACTTGATGGTTTCAAGTTAGATCAAATTAGGGATTCCCTTAGATGGGCTGTAACTGATGACTTCTGGTCAAAAAATGTTCTTTCATTAGGTTCTTTAAGGAAAAAGAGTAAGAACAACGATTTGACTAAAATGCAGAACATCTACGCATCATGGGAAAATAAAACAGGTGGTTCCGCAGGTCCGTCAAATGTCCCTGCTTATGTTGGAGATATGAACCTTTATGGAGAATCCAACTGATTCAGACTTAATGGAAGAAATGTTTCGCATTGGGGCATCCTTTCACGAAATGGCTATTTCAATGGCAAACATTAAACCTATTACAAAAGACATTGCATATAACAGTCAAGGAGTAAATGAAAAGATGGAAAAACCGTTAACTCCGCTCAAGGCTATCAGGGCTAAGTGCCGGGATTGCTGCGGAGATCAAGCAATTGAAATCAAGTCTTGCCCTTCACAGGACTGCATTTTGTGGAAATTTAGAGCTGGAACAAGACCGAAAGAAGGGTACGACAAGTCGCCACTCAAAACCATACGAGCCTATTGTTTGAGTTGCGGAGAACTGAACAGCTCAAATGATATTAAGCTTTGTAAGTTGAAAAACTGCCCGCTTTATCATCTGAGATTCGGGAAAGGTGGGCGCAATCTGTCAGACGCAGAGAAAAAGAAACGTTCAGCCAGATTGAAGGAAGCAAGAAAGGCTAAAGGGTAGCGTTTTAGCTCACAGAGCTACATGCAACTACAGCATAAATCTATCAACGTATAAATTGTGGCTCATTGTTCGGGTTGCAATGTGGAAAGTTAAAAACAGCAAGGCTTATGAGGAAGTAATAAAATGACTGATAATCAAAAAAAGTGGGTTGATTAAACAATTCTTAGCAGAGGAGGTCAATTGATCATTGAAGTAAAAAACAACGCCCTTGCAATCAATTCCGACACCGTGACGGCAGAGTTCCGCTTCTCTCCAAGGAGCGAACGAGACCTTGCAAAGGAATTGGTAGGAGCTGCAAGGGAACTATTAGGCAGGGATGAAAGCTTATTTCAAGCACTGGTAAATGAAACAAATGATAATTGATTTAGACTGTTAGGGTTAATTTAACTGTTCTATAAACAAATAAAAAAAGGAATTAAAATGATTGGAAGAGACAAAGGAATGCAGAAAATTCGTGGGGTTCTTGGTAAGTTTTCAAGCATGATGAAAGAACTTGAAGAAGGTATGAATATCCTCAGACAAGAAAAGCAAAAGAACGAAGCAGAAGTGGCCGGGCTTAACGAAAGGAATGCTGCAATCGACTCCGAAGTTGAAAGCGCAGAAGGCGTATATTGCCAGTTGGATATGATCCTAAAGGGCGGGGCAGTAAGTCAAAAGGTTGAGGACAATGGCTAATAATGACCTCCTTCATAACCAATTAATTAGATTGGGCGACATGATGGGAGACGGGTTGCATTTGGAACCGGGCGGTAAGTGGATTGAAAAGGAATACGGTAAAATTGTTAAAGCTCTAGGA
This window harbors:
- a CDS encoding replicative DNA helicase; protein product: MLSVPESERTVLEGILNRTTEVEDVLEIVQPSDFSVGIYKTVFEIIKTLHEKSQPTDVVTIHAAAGTKFDVCILAELSGGMTSKQSALHHARQVKDSAIRRVVAAQGEQLIRAAKSGIETAQMIEQATAALSEIAIADTSNESRSIGEVIQQVWNETTSRMEGPTATAGYPTGYQQLDRLLGGWMPKKLYILAGRPGMGKTAFMLNSMYRSRIPCQIFSIEMDDKELVGRLICLDQHINTLALRDARLNEDQFSRFGKGCEAVNESGIKIDDSVIITVEEIKVRARVAVKKHGCKIIAVDHVGLVKPTSLRDSREQQIGHISWQLKALARELNVPVILLSQLNRKVEERTDKRPVLSDLRDSGSLEQDADVVIMLYNGSYYANDKTYKTGVKSVTDIITRKHRAGPVGTVPLNFLPEFTALEE